One stretch of Bdellovibrionales bacterium DNA includes these proteins:
- a CDS encoding glycerol-3-phosphate dehydrogenase/oxidase, with product MNPIYRQNIINKASQNHYDLAIVGGGITGAGVARDAASRGLKVILFEAHDFSSGTSSRSSKLVHGGIRYLENLEFGLVHEALTERKILLKIAPHMVHPLRFLIPIYKSSRVGFLKMGLGMIAYDILSAFEAPKLHERLSSKEIEFKEPLLNQGELKGGFIYSDAFMEDDRLVIETLRSARNFGADVVNYVEVNKITETNEGVTIKVRDVLGKKECDVSATHVVSCVGPWTDLFAEKSLPRWKKSLRPTKGVHIIFPREKLDVKQAVVMAVETRIIFVIPRGEVTIVGTTDTDYAKDPSDVLVDEDDVNYLLKATNSYFPDVNLSHKDIISCYSGIRPLVDDGAQTEGKTSREHHIFEYSDKVTLVAGGKYTTYRSMALEIVDTVLAKFPFEQKMTLKTSQTEDILNSSATAEKIERGLLYSESLSEEMNLPLPLVKQAFLRRGEEGHEILQKMTRLKNPSMEERYWLAEAPFCIREEMCLNLIDFYWRRTPLFLFHKDNGLRFLPAIAKEFATHLKWSADETQKQIDAVLALSSKELKAIRR from the coding sequence TTGAATCCGATTTATCGGCAGAACATCATAAACAAAGCTTCGCAGAATCATTACGATCTTGCCATTGTCGGCGGTGGAATTACCGGGGCTGGCGTAGCTCGCGATGCGGCCTCTCGAGGATTAAAAGTGATTCTCTTTGAGGCCCACGATTTCTCTTCGGGCACAAGCTCTCGCTCAAGCAAACTCGTTCATGGTGGCATTCGATATCTGGAAAACTTAGAGTTCGGTTTAGTTCACGAAGCCCTCACCGAGAGAAAGATTTTACTCAAGATCGCGCCTCATATGGTGCATCCCTTGCGCTTTCTTATTCCCATTTATAAATCCTCGCGTGTGGGTTTCTTAAAGATGGGACTGGGAATGATTGCTTATGATATTCTCTCAGCGTTTGAGGCCCCCAAGCTCCACGAAAGACTCTCTTCCAAAGAGATTGAGTTTAAGGAGCCTTTACTCAATCAAGGGGAACTCAAGGGTGGCTTCATTTACTCGGACGCTTTTATGGAAGACGATCGCTTAGTGATCGAGACTCTGCGCTCGGCCCGTAACTTTGGGGCCGATGTGGTCAATTACGTCGAGGTGAATAAAATCACCGAAACCAACGAAGGCGTTACCATTAAAGTGAGAGATGTTCTTGGAAAAAAAGAATGCGATGTCTCCGCCACACATGTCGTCTCCTGCGTCGGTCCCTGGACTGATCTCTTTGCCGAGAAGAGCTTACCTCGATGGAAGAAATCTCTGCGCCCCACTAAGGGTGTGCACATCATCTTTCCCCGAGAAAAACTCGATGTTAAACAAGCCGTGGTTATGGCTGTCGAAACTCGCATTATCTTTGTCATTCCTCGAGGCGAAGTCACCATCGTGGGCACAACCGATACGGATTACGCCAAAGACCCTAGCGATGTCTTGGTCGACGAAGACGATGTCAATTACCTCCTCAAAGCCACGAACTCCTATTTCCCGGACGTTAATTTGTCCCACAAGGATATTATTTCCTGCTACAGCGGGATTCGACCTCTGGTCGATGATGGCGCACAAACCGAAGGCAAAACCAGTCGCGAACATCATATTTTTGAATACTCAGACAAGGTCACCCTTGTGGCCGGCGGGAAATATACAACGTATCGATCGATGGCTCTGGAAATTGTCGACACGGTTTTAGCAAAGTTTCCCTTTGAGCAAAAAATGACCCTCAAGACCAGCCAAACCGAAGACATATTAAATTCTTCGGCCACCGCCGAGAAGATTGAACGTGGTCTTCTCTATTCAGAAAGCTTATCTGAAGAAATGAATCTGCCCCTCCCGCTCGTCAAACAAGCGTTCTTACGTCGCGGAGAAGAAGGGCACGAGATCCTCCAAAAAATGACGCGCCTTAAAAATCCCTCCATGGAGGAGCGCTATTGGCTGGCAGAAGCTCCGTTCTGTATTCGCGAAGAAATGTGTTTGAATTTGATCGATTTTTACTGGAGAAGAACCCCTCTCTTTTTATTTCATAAAGACAATGGCTTGCGCTTTCTACCGGCGATCGCCAAGGAATTCGCCACCCACCTCAAGTGGTCTGCCGACGAAACTCAAAAACAGATCGACGCGGTTCTGGCTTTGAGTTCCAAAGAGCTCAAAGCCATCCGTCGCTAG